The following proteins come from a genomic window of Myroides odoratus DSM 2801:
- a CDS encoding metallophosphoesterase, with the protein MNRIQKNFNNFDIIGDIHGHSNDLKNLLGALGYKLKGNYYQHPERKVLFLGDYIDRGVNVVEVLEIVKNMVDNGEAIALMGNHEYNAICYNTLTADGTYLREHSKKNFNQHAITMAAFMQKPNLYKMYIEWFKTLPLFYENDSFRAIHACWDEESVAYLKTRLLNDCLTTDLLEEANTADTPLYHAVEIVLKGKEINLPNNQSFIDKDGIIRHSFRVKWWEEPQKPHTLSTVSASVIKHHIDEAVDIQEVNFYTKDAKPVFFGHYWMKVNANRTPVILTPNTCCLDYSVAKNGHLVCYRYTGEQELNSNAINFIKE; encoded by the coding sequence ATGAATCGAATTCAAAAAAACTTTAACAATTTTGACATTATTGGTGATATACATGGTCACAGCAATGACTTAAAAAATTTATTAGGTGCCTTAGGCTACAAGTTAAAAGGGAACTACTACCAACATCCGGAAAGAAAAGTACTCTTTTTGGGCGATTATATTGACCGAGGTGTAAATGTTGTTGAAGTACTAGAAATTGTCAAAAACATGGTAGACAATGGAGAAGCCATTGCTTTAATGGGAAACCACGAATACAACGCCATCTGCTATAATACACTAACTGCTGATGGAACTTATTTGCGAGAGCACAGTAAGAAAAACTTCAATCAACACGCTATTACCATGGCAGCTTTTATGCAAAAACCCAACTTGTATAAAATGTATATTGAATGGTTTAAGACACTACCTTTATTTTATGAAAATGATTCTTTTCGTGCGATTCACGCTTGTTGGGATGAAGAAAGTGTAGCTTACCTTAAAACACGTCTATTAAATGATTGTTTGACCACCGATTTACTAGAAGAAGCCAATACGGCAGACACTCCTTTATATCATGCTGTAGAAATTGTATTGAAAGGAAAAGAGATAAACCTACCCAACAATCAATCCTTTATTGATAAAGACGGGATTATTCGCCATTCCTTCCGAGTAAAATGGTGGGAAGAACCTCAAAAACCACATACCTTAAGTACCGTAAGTGCCTCGGTGATTAAACACCATATTGATGAGGCTGTAGATATTCAAGAAGTGAATTTCTATACCAAAGACGCAAAACCAGTATTCTTTGGACACTATTGGATGAAAGTCAATGCAAATCGCACACCAGTGATCTTAACTCCAAATACCTGTTGCTTGGATTATAGTGTAGCCAAAAATGGGCATTTGGTTTGCTATCGCTACACTGGAGAACAAGAACTAAACTCCAATGCCATTAATTTCATTAAGGAATAA
- the rfbA gene encoding glucose-1-phosphate thymidylyltransferase RfbA, which translates to MKGIILAGGSGTRLHPLTLSISKQLLPVYDKPMIYYPLSTLMLAGIRDILIISTPRDLPLFESLLGTGAQLGIQLSYAVQPQPEGIAQALLIAEDFIGTDPVCLILGDNIFYGNDLKNKLQQAILAVEEEEKAVVFGYTVKDPQRYGVVEFDAQHKAISIEEKPTDPKSNFAVVGLYFYPNSAVNHAKTLQPSTRGELEITSLNNLYLQQDNLLVQPLGRGFAWLDTGTHESLVEATEFVKTVEKRTGLKIACLEEIALYKKWISIDALAQHIAPYKGEYYDYIRDNIRFMQK; encoded by the coding sequence ATGAAGGGAATTATATTGGCAGGTGGTTCAGGAACACGATTACATCCTCTTACTTTATCTATATCGAAACAACTTTTACCCGTTTACGATAAGCCAATGATTTACTACCCTTTATCAACACTCATGTTGGCGGGTATTCGCGATATCTTAATTATCTCGACACCTCGAGATTTGCCTTTATTTGAATCTTTATTGGGAACAGGTGCACAATTGGGAATTCAACTTTCCTATGCTGTACAACCACAACCAGAAGGAATTGCTCAAGCTTTACTTATCGCAGAAGACTTTATTGGAACCGATCCTGTTTGTTTAATTTTAGGGGATAATATTTTCTATGGCAATGATTTAAAAAACAAATTACAACAAGCCATCCTTGCAGTAGAAGAAGAAGAAAAGGCCGTTGTCTTTGGCTATACGGTTAAAGACCCACAGCGCTACGGTGTTGTTGAGTTTGATGCACAACACAAGGCTATTTCAATTGAAGAAAAACCAACCGATCCTAAATCTAACTTTGCTGTAGTTGGCTTATACTTCTACCCGAATAGTGCCGTAAATCACGCCAAAACGCTACAACCTTCTACTCGCGGTGAACTGGAAATAACAAGTTTGAATAATCTGTACTTGCAGCAAGATAATTTATTAGTGCAGCCTTTAGGACGCGGTTTTGCTTGGCTCGATACAGGAACACACGAATCCTTAGTCGAGGCTACTGAATTTGTAAAAACAGTAGAAAAGAGAACGGGACTTAAAATTGCTTGTTTAGAGGAAATTGCCTTATACAAAAAATGGATTTCCATCGATGCCTTAGCGCAACATATCGCTCCTTATAAAGGAGAATATTACGACTATATTCGAGACAATATTCGCTTCATGCAAAAATAA
- a CDS encoding OmpA/MotB family protein, with protein MKKVVLGLSVLALALTSCGTKQKIADLEAKNKAVQDLLNTCTIELNSALAEKKVLSDQVHDLKKNTSDLISNVGNLTMLSSKGADNLEKSLESLKEKDLKITRLQDALTKKDSVTLALVKSVKKEVGFDDPDIEVNVEKGVVYISIADKLLFKSASYQVNDKAKAVLAKVAKIAKSKPDFELMVEGHTDNVPIKNTMFEDNWDLSVKRATSIVRVLQKDLGLDPKQLVASGRGEYVPLVDNDSAENKARNRRTRIILMPKIDQFYDMIEKEMKEMKK; from the coding sequence ATGAAAAAAGTAGTTTTAGGTTTATCAGTTTTGGCTCTTGCACTTACGTCTTGTGGTACAAAACAAAAAATTGCTGATTTAGAAGCAAAAAACAAAGCAGTACAAGATTTATTAAATACTTGTACTATCGAGTTGAACTCTGCACTTGCTGAGAAAAAAGTTTTATCAGATCAAGTACACGATTTAAAGAAAAACACATCTGATTTGATTAGCAACGTAGGTAACTTAACCATGTTATCTTCAAAAGGAGCTGACAACTTAGAAAAATCTTTAGAAAGTTTAAAAGAAAAAGATTTAAAAATTACAAGATTACAAGACGCACTTACGAAGAAAGACTCTGTGACTCTAGCTTTAGTAAAGAGCGTGAAAAAAGAAGTTGGGTTTGACGATCCAGATATTGAAGTTAACGTAGAAAAAGGAGTTGTATACATTTCAATTGCTGACAAATTGTTATTCAAATCTGCTAGTTACCAAGTAAATGATAAAGCAAAAGCTGTATTAGCAAAAGTAGCTAAGATTGCAAAAAGCAAACCTGATTTTGAATTGATGGTTGAAGGACACACAGATAACGTGCCTATCAAAAACACAATGTTTGAAGATAACTGGGACTTAAGTGTGAAAAGAGCAACTTCTATCGTTAGAGTGTTACAAAAAGATTTAGGTTTAGATCCTAAACAATTAGTAGCTTCAGGACGTGGAGAGTATGTGCCTTTAGTTGATAATGATTCTGCTGAAAACAAAGCAAGAAACAGAAGAACTAGAATCATCTTGATGCCAAAAATCGATCAATTCTATGATATGATCGAAAAAGAAATGAAAGAAATGAAGAAATAA
- a CDS encoding glycosyltransferase family 2 protein: MGKQFALVVLNWNGKKLLETFLPAMEQFSPQANLYVVDNASTDGSQAFIQEAFPSVKIIQNNGNYGYAKGYNEGLAGLTEPILILINSDIEVTPDWLTPIAALFDANPDLAIVQPKILDYKNKAYFEYAGAAGGYIDKYGFPYCRGRIFDSIEKDEGQYDDVVDIFWASGACLCIKNEVFQALNGFDEDFFAHQEEIDLCWRAQNRGYRIQYCGFSTVYHVGGATLNYNNPRKTYLNFRNSLMMMYKNLPARHKFSTIFIRLCLDGIAGVRFLLQFKPKHCWAIIRSHFAFYKRIPKLKNKVEFTSINNYFTEKSVIFSYFVLRKKNFIIIRNKQ, encoded by the coding sequence ATGGGGAAACAATTTGCACTAGTTGTCTTAAACTGGAACGGCAAAAAACTTTTAGAAACATTTTTACCAGCCATGGAGCAATTTTCACCACAAGCTAACTTGTACGTGGTTGACAATGCATCTACAGATGGGAGTCAAGCGTTTATTCAGGAGGCATTCCCTTCGGTAAAAATCATCCAAAACAACGGAAACTATGGCTATGCTAAAGGATATAATGAAGGACTAGCTGGCTTAACGGAACCCATCCTCATTTTAATTAATTCGGACATTGAAGTAACGCCTGATTGGTTAACTCCCATTGCGGCTTTGTTTGATGCTAATCCTGACTTAGCGATTGTACAGCCCAAGATACTCGATTATAAAAACAAGGCGTATTTTGAATATGCAGGAGCAGCGGGAGGCTATATTGACAAATACGGTTTTCCATATTGTAGAGGGCGTATTTTTGACTCCATCGAAAAAGATGAAGGGCAATATGATGATGTAGTCGATATCTTTTGGGCAAGTGGAGCTTGCCTGTGCATTAAAAACGAGGTTTTCCAAGCCTTAAATGGATTTGATGAGGATTTCTTTGCGCACCAAGAAGAAATCGACTTGTGTTGGCGTGCGCAAAATAGAGGCTATCGCATTCAATATTGTGGTTTCTCAACTGTATACCATGTAGGTGGAGCAACATTAAACTACAACAATCCAAGAAAAACGTACCTCAACTTTCGCAACTCCTTGATGATGATGTACAAAAATTTACCTGCTCGTCACAAGTTTAGTACGATATTCATTCGCCTTTGCCTGGATGGCATTGCTGGCGTTCGTTTCCTGTTACAATTCAAACCCAAGCATTGTTGGGCGATCATTCGATCTCATTTTGCCTTCTATAAACGCATTCCAAAACTCAAAAATAAAGTAGAATTCACAAGTATTAACAATTATTTTACAGAAAAATCCGTAATTTTTTCGTACTTTGTACTTAGAAAAAAGAATTTCATCATAATTCGAAACAAACAATAA
- the gldF gene encoding gliding motility-associated ABC transporter permease subunit GldF produces MKALCLREIKSFFGSPIGYLVIIVFLIVNGIFLWVLDGDYNIPQSGFADLSPFFFLSPWVFLFLIPAVTMRSFSEEIKQGTIELLLTKPLSPWQIVLGKFFGVLTLVLLAILPTLVYVWVLQEYLLAGQTFDLGSVIGSYLGLLFLGAAYVAMGLFASSLTSNQVVSFILAVLFCLLASYGLTLLDRVQALHGIGKLGIHAHFSSISRGVIDTRDLLYFISFSALFLSLTVFRINQLRK; encoded by the coding sequence ATGAAAGCACTGTGTTTGCGCGAAATTAAATCCTTTTTTGGATCGCCAATCGGTTATTTAGTAATCATTGTCTTTTTGATTGTCAATGGAATCTTCCTTTGGGTCTTGGATGGAGATTATAATATCCCCCAAAGTGGATTTGCCGATTTATCTCCTTTTTTCTTTTTGTCTCCTTGGGTATTTTTATTTTTAATTCCCGCGGTGACCATGCGAAGTTTTTCAGAAGAAATTAAACAAGGAACCATAGAATTGCTTTTAACCAAACCGTTGTCTCCATGGCAAATTGTGTTGGGGAAATTTTTTGGAGTACTCACACTTGTGCTCTTAGCTATCCTGCCAACTTTGGTGTACGTTTGGGTGTTGCAAGAGTATCTTTTAGCAGGACAAACCTTTGATTTAGGAAGTGTGATTGGTTCGTATTTGGGACTTCTATTTTTAGGGGCAGCCTATGTAGCGATGGGGCTTTTTGCTTCTTCTTTGACAAGTAATCAGGTGGTCTCTTTTATCTTAGCCGTCCTGTTTTGTCTGTTGGCTTCTTATGGATTAACTCTATTGGATCGTGTACAAGCCTTACACGGTATTGGCAAATTGGGAATACATGCTCACTTTAGCAGTATTTCTAGGGGAGTAATTGATACAAGAGATTTACTTTACTTTATCTCCTTTTCTGCTTTATTTTTGAGTTTGACTGTATTCCGAATTAATCAATTGCGCAAATAA
- the rfbB gene encoding dTDP-glucose 4,6-dehydratase produces the protein MKSSKCILITGGAGFIGSHVVRKFVTAYPDDIIVNLDALTYAGNLANIQDIAEYSNYQFVQGDIRDEYFIQQLFETYQFTHVVHLAAESHVDRSIADPLAFVTTNVMGTVVLLNAFRQLWENNWEGKVFYHISTDEVYGTLGSEGLFTETTAYSPNSPYSASKASSDHFVRAYGETYQMPYLISNCSNNYGPNQYPEKLIPLTIQHILQQKPIPVYGTGENIRDWLYVEDHAEAIRFILDHGILGETYNVGGFNEVKNIELVHLLCEILDEELQLEQGTSQQLIRFVEDRKGHDFRYAIDATKLQALGWMPAEKVQEGMRKTVAWYLANQDWITAIEQKK, from the coding sequence ATGAAATCTTCAAAATGCATTTTAATTACGGGAGGCGCTGGCTTTATAGGAAGTCATGTTGTACGCAAATTTGTAACAGCTTATCCCGATGATATAATTGTCAATTTAGATGCACTAACGTATGCTGGAAACCTAGCTAATATTCAAGATATAGCGGAATATTCCAATTATCAATTTGTACAAGGGGATATTCGCGATGAATATTTCATCCAGCAATTATTTGAAACCTATCAATTTACCCATGTTGTTCATTTAGCTGCAGAATCTCATGTTGATCGTTCTATTGCCGATCCGTTGGCGTTTGTAACGACAAATGTAATGGGAACCGTTGTGCTACTGAATGCTTTTCGCCAATTATGGGAAAACAATTGGGAAGGAAAGGTATTTTACCACATTAGTACGGATGAGGTGTATGGAACTTTAGGGAGTGAAGGTTTGTTTACAGAAACGACAGCCTATTCTCCCAATTCGCCTTATTCCGCTTCTAAGGCTAGTTCTGATCACTTTGTTCGCGCGTATGGAGAAACCTATCAAATGCCTTATTTGATTAGCAATTGCTCTAATAATTATGGACCTAATCAATATCCAGAAAAGTTAATTCCTTTAACGATTCAGCATATCTTACAGCAAAAGCCAATTCCTGTTTATGGAACTGGAGAAAATATCCGCGATTGGTTGTATGTTGAAGATCATGCGGAGGCGATTCGTTTCATTTTAGATCATGGAATACTTGGTGAAACGTATAATGTCGGAGGTTTTAATGAAGTAAAAAACATTGAGCTTGTACATCTTTTATGCGAAATATTAGATGAAGAGTTACAACTAGAACAAGGAACGAGTCAACAATTGATTCGCTTTGTAGAAGATCGAAAAGGACATGATTTCCGATATGCAATTGATGCTACAAAATTACAAGCCCTGGGTTGGATGCCTGCTGAAAAAGTACAAGAGGGCATGCGAAAAACCGTAGCTTGGTATTTAGCTAATCAGGATTGGATTACTGCCATTGAGCAAAAAAAGTAA
- a CDS encoding SAM hydrolase/SAM-dependent halogenase family protein produces MQRIITLTTDFGYTDYYVGVLKGKIYSNIQNCNVVDISHGVRNYRVADAGFVLSMAYSHFPKGTIHILSVASAILPFSAAICVKYQDHYFIGTDNGAIAVALGTHEFEEAVAINHVEGMSTNDVFVYCAYQLCEGKELQAIGQPIDSLYKMNLLLENLTVKPNLIIGTYVYEDKFGNLVTNISRELFEQVGRGRNFGIRIKNRTITKINEYYADFNVNDPSELLNKAGELLALFNEVGQLVVAIMYSTTNEPGGSIRTLLGVHLEDQLFIEFSEE; encoded by the coding sequence ATGCAGAGAATAATTACATTAACAACTGATTTTGGATATACGGATTATTATGTAGGCGTTTTAAAGGGGAAGATATATTCTAATATTCAAAATTGTAATGTAGTTGATATTTCTCATGGAGTGAGAAACTATCGAGTGGCAGATGCTGGTTTTGTGCTTTCTATGGCCTATAGCCATTTTCCAAAAGGAACCATTCATATTCTATCCGTAGCCTCTGCTATCTTGCCTTTTTCGGCTGCTATATGCGTGAAATATCAAGACCATTACTTTATCGGAACGGATAATGGGGCAATTGCAGTTGCACTCGGTACGCATGAGTTTGAAGAAGCAGTTGCGATTAATCACGTGGAAGGCATGAGTACCAATGACGTATTCGTGTACTGTGCGTATCAATTGTGTGAAGGAAAAGAGTTACAAGCAATCGGACAACCAATTGATTCTTTGTATAAGATGAACTTATTGCTTGAAAATCTTACCGTTAAACCGAATCTCATTATTGGAACATACGTGTATGAAGATAAATTCGGAAATCTAGTGACGAATATTTCGAGAGAATTGTTTGAACAAGTGGGAAGGGGGAGAAACTTTGGTATTCGAATAAAAAATCGTACAATTACAAAAATAAATGAATACTACGCTGATTTCAATGTCAATGATCCAAGTGAATTGCTCAATAAAGCTGGAGAATTACTCGCTTTATTTAATGAAGTTGGACAATTGGTAGTGGCGATTATGTATTCAACAACAAATGAACCTGGTGGTTCTATCCGAACGTTATTAGGCGTGCATTTAGAAGATCAGTTGTTTATAGAATTTAGTGAAGAGTAA
- the dnaN gene encoding DNA polymerase III subunit beta, with the protein MKFIVSSSYLLKQLQVLGSVISSSNTLHILDNFLFELDNNILRVSASDLETTMSASLEIESTSQGSIAVPAKLLLETLKTFPEQPLTFSVKENNTIEISSDVGKYVLAYSAGDEFPKAESLEDPSRTEVSAGVLATAISKTIFAAGNDDLRPVMSGVFFQFAPTGLIFVATDAHKLVKYSRTDITSPSEASFIMPKKPLNILKNILMASGADVVIEFNDSNAKFTFDNYALTCRLIDGKYPNYEAVIPKENPNKLLLNRVQFLNSVRRVAIYANKTTHQIRLRIAGTELNISAEDIDYSNKADERLTCDYQGDDMQIGFNSRFLLEMLNNLQSDEIQLEMSLPNRAGILTPVDGLEDGEAVTMLVMPVMLNN; encoded by the coding sequence ATGAAATTTATAGTATCGAGTTCCTATTTGTTGAAGCAATTACAGGTATTAGGAAGTGTTATTAGTAGTAGTAATACCTTACATATATTAGACAATTTCTTGTTTGAATTGGATAATAATATCTTGAGAGTTTCAGCGTCTGACTTGGAAACAACAATGTCTGCTAGTCTAGAGATAGAATCAACTAGTCAAGGAAGTATTGCTGTTCCTGCTAAGTTATTGTTGGAAACATTGAAGACATTTCCTGAGCAACCATTGACTTTCTCAGTAAAGGAAAACAATACGATTGAAATTAGTTCAGATGTTGGAAAATACGTTTTAGCTTATTCTGCAGGAGATGAATTCCCTAAAGCAGAGAGCTTAGAAGATCCATCAAGAACAGAAGTGTCAGCTGGTGTTTTAGCAACAGCAATTAGCAAAACAATTTTCGCAGCAGGTAACGACGATTTAAGACCAGTAATGTCAGGGGTATTTTTCCAATTTGCACCGACAGGATTAATTTTCGTTGCTACGGATGCACATAAGTTAGTTAAATATTCTCGTACAGATATCACTTCACCAAGTGAAGCTAGTTTTATCATGCCAAAGAAACCATTGAATATTTTAAAGAATATTTTAATGGCGTCTGGAGCGGATGTAGTGATTGAATTTAATGATTCAAATGCGAAATTCACGTTTGATAACTACGCATTAACGTGTCGTTTAATCGATGGGAAATATCCAAATTACGAAGCGGTAATTCCGAAGGAAAACCCGAATAAATTATTATTGAACAGAGTTCAATTCTTGAATTCAGTTCGTCGTGTGGCTATTTATGCAAATAAAACTACACACCAAATCAGATTGCGTATTGCAGGTACAGAGTTGAATATCTCAGCAGAAGATATCGATTACTCAAACAAAGCAGATGAGCGTTTAACTTGTGATTATCAAGGAGACGATATGCAAATCGGATTTAATTCAAGATTCTTATTGGAGATGTTAAACAACCTTCAATCGGATGAGATTCAATTAGAAATGTCATTACCAAACAGAGCAGGTATCTTAACACCAGTAGATGGTCTAGAAGATGGAGAAGCAGTAACTATGCTTGTAATGCCTGTTATGTTAAATAACTAA
- the gldG gene encoding gliding motility-associated ABC transporter substrate-binding protein GldG — protein sequence MKRETKKNIVQLGSFIAGIVLLNGIGAVVHHRFDLTQDKRYTLSPITNEIIDQVEEPILIEVLLEGQFSQEFVKLQGETRQLLEEFSAENSNILFRFVNPLEEGGGTEDQIVSNLYGLGAKPVTLTVNDKGIQSQSLVFPWAFVSKGEQMVKVQLLKNMIGANTEEKVLTSIQHLEYAFTEAIAKINTPKSKKIAILKGNGQLEDQYIADFLISAKENYHIAPFTLDSVAKAPEKTLAQLKEFDLAIVAKPTREFDEKQVEVLDQFIMNGGKTLWLLDQVQADFDSLRAKGTMLAYPKDQSLGEMLFKYGVRINPLLVKDEVATPIKLALGRQGSETQYGEFIWKFAPFVYPESNHPIVKNIEGVRMDFASPIDTLKNGIRKTVLLQSSQYSLTVGTPAEITLDILNEETTPEVYEGKGNYVLGVLLEGQFKSVFENRVLPFALPNAKKQSEETKMIVISDGDIIKNQLDRDYQPMELGYDKWTNKLYGNKEFLFNAVNYLLDDSGLINLRTKEVKIPVLDKMKVFEKHTTIQIIVLVVPIVVLLVIGFLFSFFKRKAFVKK from the coding sequence ATGAAAAGAGAGACAAAGAAAAATATTGTTCAGCTTGGTAGTTTTATTGCCGGAATTGTACTGTTAAACGGTATTGGAGCAGTTGTACATCATCGTTTCGACTTGACGCAAGACAAGCGTTACACCCTTTCTCCAATCACCAATGAAATTATCGATCAAGTAGAAGAACCTATTTTAATTGAGGTGCTGTTAGAAGGTCAATTTTCTCAAGAGTTCGTCAAACTACAGGGAGAAACACGTCAATTACTAGAAGAGTTTAGTGCTGAAAATTCAAATATTTTATTCCGTTTTGTCAATCCTTTAGAAGAAGGAGGCGGAACAGAAGATCAAATCGTAAGTAACTTATATGGGTTAGGGGCTAAGCCCGTTACCTTAACGGTTAATGATAAAGGGATTCAATCTCAATCTTTAGTATTTCCTTGGGCTTTTGTTAGCAAAGGGGAACAAATGGTAAAAGTTCAATTGTTGAAAAATATGATTGGAGCGAATACCGAAGAGAAAGTATTGACTTCTATTCAACATTTAGAATATGCTTTTACGGAAGCTATTGCAAAGATTAATACGCCTAAATCGAAGAAGATTGCGATTCTAAAGGGCAATGGCCAATTAGAGGATCAATATATCGCAGATTTTTTAATTTCGGCTAAAGAGAACTATCACATTGCACCTTTTACGTTAGATTCAGTTGCTAAAGCACCAGAAAAAACATTAGCACAGCTGAAGGAATTTGATTTGGCTATTGTGGCTAAACCAACGCGAGAATTTGATGAAAAACAAGTAGAGGTTTTGGATCAATTCATTATGAATGGAGGAAAAACCTTGTGGTTGTTAGATCAAGTACAAGCAGATTTTGATAGTTTACGTGCCAAAGGAACCATGTTGGCTTATCCAAAGGATCAGTCTTTGGGAGAAATGCTATTCAAATACGGCGTGCGCATTAATCCTCTTTTGGTAAAAGATGAGGTGGCAACTCCGATAAAATTAGCATTGGGACGTCAAGGAAGTGAAACACAATACGGAGAGTTTATTTGGAAATTTGCTCCTTTTGTTTACCCTGAGTCAAATCATCCTATTGTAAAGAATATTGAAGGGGTTCGCATGGATTTTGCTTCGCCAATTGACACGTTGAAAAACGGCATTCGTAAAACGGTGCTCTTACAATCGTCTCAATATTCTTTGACTGTTGGTACTCCAGCGGAGATTACCTTGGATATACTCAATGAAGAAACAACTCCTGAAGTATATGAAGGAAAGGGGAATTATGTGTTGGGGGTGCTGCTAGAAGGGCAATTCAAGTCTGTTTTTGAAAATAGAGTATTGCCATTTGCTTTACCAAATGCGAAAAAACAAAGTGAAGAAACGAAAATGATCGTGATAAGTGATGGAGATATCATCAAAAATCAATTGGATCGGGACTATCAACCGATGGAATTGGGCTATGATAAATGGACCAATAAACTATACGGAAATAAAGAGTTTTTGTTCAATGCGGTGAACTATTTATTGGATGATTCTGGACTGATTAACCTTCGTACTAAGGAAGTTAAAATTCCAGTTTTAGATAAGATGAAGGTTTTTGAAAAGCATACAACCATCCAAATTATTGTGTTAGTTGTTCCGATTGTCGTTCTGTTGGTGATTGGATTTTTGTTTTCTTTCTTTAAAAGAAAGGCTTTTGTTAAAAAGTAG
- a CDS encoding putative quinol monooxygenase, whose translation MFVRIVKLTLQEDKIDDFLNHFEKYKDQIRNFPGCQFLEVYRDKHQPNIFFTYSYWTEESDLDTYKKSTLFGEVWPYFKKLFKEKAEAWSVDKYATLK comes from the coding sequence ATGTTTGTACGTATCGTAAAACTTACCTTACAAGAGGATAAAATAGATGATTTTTTAAATCATTTTGAAAAATACAAAGACCAAATTCGCAACTTTCCGGGTTGTCAATTTCTAGAAGTATACAGAGATAAACATCAACCGAATATCTTTTTTACTTACAGCTATTGGACTGAAGAATCAGATTTAGATACGTATAAAAAATCAACGTTGTTTGGAGAAGTTTGGCCTTATTTCAAGAAATTATTCAAAGAAAAAGCTGAAGCGTGGAGTGTGGATAAATACGCTACGTTAAAATAA
- a CDS encoding DUF4421 family protein, with translation MERKRNILVVSISLLCWTCSLAQVDTLYIGKYNHTYGASTSLTQEYLSLNYEEDKKEFTFEPNRPLNIGLAFSWKNSSLSYRHGFSGMRDKEKGKSSTVDLQYHLVGKKFLVDFYFQQYKGFYRYDGDSKTYLSFNDLRINMYGGRFTYVFNSDKFSIGAANNKNSIQKKSAGALLIGGTSFLTVIKNTPELSEGIQGNDRRSFSFGPTVGYAYNWVLWKKFLVSPSFSVGINGIFDENLQTRNTVFYVNGQIASTLNLAYQGEEWGVGIRSSLSAMYFDKVEGYTTQLSNKSFSLFLTKRFSLKKDPKILQYDLIDLLNPSTY, from the coding sequence TTGGAGAGGAAAAGGAACATACTTGTTGTAAGCATCAGCTTGCTTTGTTGGACTTGTAGTTTGGCTCAAGTGGATACGTTGTATATTGGGAAATATAATCATACCTATGGAGCATCGACCAGTTTGACCCAAGAGTATTTGTCTCTCAATTATGAAGAAGACAAAAAGGAGTTTACGTTTGAACCCAATCGACCTTTAAATATTGGATTAGCTTTTTCCTGGAAAAACTCTTCCTTGAGTTATCGCCATGGTTTTTCTGGAATGCGCGATAAAGAGAAAGGTAAAAGTAGTACGGTTGATTTGCAATATCATTTGGTTGGCAAGAAGTTTTTGGTTGATTTCTATTTTCAACAATATAAAGGGTTTTATCGCTATGATGGGGATAGTAAAACGTACCTCAGTTTTAATGATTTGAGAATTAATATGTATGGAGGTCGATTTACCTATGTATTTAATTCCGATAAGTTTTCAATCGGTGCGGCGAACAATAAAAATAGCATACAGAAAAAATCAGCTGGAGCCTTGTTGATTGGCGGAACTAGTTTTTTGACTGTTATTAAAAATACACCTGAATTATCTGAAGGTATACAGGGAAATGATAGGCGTAGTTTTAGTTTTGGTCCGACTGTTGGTTATGCTTACAATTGGGTGCTCTGGAAGAAGTTTTTAGTTTCACCATCTTTCAGTGTGGGGATTAATGGCATCTTTGATGAGAATCTCCAAACCAGAAATACGGTATTTTATGTTAATGGGCAAATAGCGAGTACGCTCAATCTTGCCTATCAAGGAGAAGAATGGGGAGTTGGAATACGCTCGTCATTAAGTGCTATGTACTTTGATAAAGTGGAGGGCTATACGACACAGCTATCCAATAAAAGCTTTTCTTTGTTTTTGACGAAGCGATTTTCATTGAAAAAGGATCCAAAAATCTTACAATATGACTTGATTGATTTGTTGAATCCTTCTACGTATTAG